The DNA region GAACAATACCACAAAGCCAAACAGGAAAGGCATTCATTTTAGAAAAGGcttacatttttttagatttaaataGTTGTTATcttaaatctctcaatcaacttcagccccacataaaaataccaaacattaaatgttttattttttattatactttttattttgaCCCTTTCAAGGCCTTTTGCTCAAATTCCACCCATGCATCCATTCCGTCTATTCATTTACTTTACATTTGCAAACACAAGTTATTTCACTAATTTAAACCTGTGACATTATCTGAtctaaatacaattaaaacacaTTAGATGTTTGATATTTTTCTTTAGGACTAAAGTTTTTAAAAGATTTGagcaaaataagttaaaaaaaaaacaacaacatttttttaaacgttttatgcCCTTCAAAAACGTGTGGACTTGTATatcctgtttggctttgaaggTAATTCAAATTGAATGTCCCACAGGATTAAATGTTGGTTTTGTCTGCAAGCGCATCCCACACGTAAGTGAGTAAAAGAAATATGCCCAAGTTACAGTGACAGAAAAAATACTATTTATTAACCACCACCATgaatcaataaattaaaaacacaaaacaagaaaAGTAGAGTTATccttgtcacatttttatatattaaatatgtaccCACTTTGTATAACAAAATACAGTCTGCTGACACCTTCATAAACAAAGACAATTTCATTAATGAATCAATTACTTTCAAAAATACTTTAGTTAACTACTACTAATTACTTAACTAGTAATAATAAATGATTAAATCAAAGTGGCTAAAGTAATAATATTGATTTACTAGTacattataataaatataaataatagatTACAAATAGTGTCTTGTCAGTGCGTTACACTGAGTGCAACGGAAATCACTGGGGGGATAGTAATGTAGCTCACGTGAACATTTTTGCTGGTTGTCCATGCTGATGAATCCTTAAGTGAAAATAGAGGACACATTATTAGATAAATATAGACTTCGCCAGTCCGAAAAGAGTGAAAAAAAagtgtgaatgataaatgttttaCCTGGGAGAATGTTATTAAGAGGATCCTCACAACACAGTGCTGATGCAATTAATGGTTCAGTCCTGCTGGAAGGAAAggaactacagtatatatatatttttaatccagTGTGTTTTGTTTTACAGTCATATGCAAACACACCTGTCAATGCCACACATTGCTTCTGCCCGGTCGGTAAAACTTTCCTGACAACACAGTGAGGCAGACAGCAGTAACTAGTGATTGACTGTTAATAGGTTAAAATAGGGATGTGCTGATCAATCGGCCATCGATCGTTATTGaccaatttttgtgaaaaagtatgtgattggcCGCAGCccgttaatgccttttaatgccaatCATAGGCGTCGATCCTCTCTGGCTGACAAGTGGCTAGAAGCTAATTAGGGATCTCCACAAACAATGTGAAGCAGCTACCCttaactaataataatcacctccattgtgGCAAATAACTGAATTACTTAGCATCTtaattatcattatcaagtattactCTCACTGGAggtcgaggctaaacatgtttaaAACACTGAAAGAAAGTCAGGAAAGAGGCATGCTCATAGCTTAGCGCGCCGCTAAGCTAGCTTTAAgtaacgtatttttcggattataaatcgctccgtagtataaatcgcaccggccgaaaatgcattaaagaaggaaaaaaacatataagttgcactagagtttttttggaaaatgtatttgataaaatccaacaccaagaaaagtcatttgaaaggcaatttaaaataaataaagaatagtgaacaacagactgaataagtgtacgttatatgacacataaataacaaaATGAGAacttgcctggtatgttaacgtaacatattatggtaagagtcattcaaataactagaacatatagaacatgctatacgtttaccaaacaatctgtcactcctaatcgctaaatccgatgaaatcttcttcctctgtgttgcttctaaacaactctgccaactccaaaggtagacaatgggCTACTTCCTCTTCTatcttatttgatattttacggcaatgtgttaataatttcacacataagtcgctccagagtataaatcgcacccccggccaaactatgaaaaaaactgcaatttatcatccaaaaaatacggtacttaataaACACTAAGAAGTGTAGACGGAACCACATTGCAGCAGAAACTAAGCATCGATTAACAGGAAAATAattagtagattaataagagtataaaaagagaatattataataatagttgttggtgtgtcagcattgtcacagttagTACAAGACATGTAAGAGGAGGATCGGATCGACCCATACATTTGTGGTGTCGATATTAAGGGCAGTGTCAGTGGTATATGATCCATACTGAATCATAagatcgatatttttattttctcaaaaataacctctttttgtttttgttaatgtataCAAATTAATTCTCTGGACACAGGATGGCAAAACCAAAGGGTTTAGCAGATAGTAgttgttgcttttgtttagttgttGTGTACTATTGAATTTGTTATGCTCAAGCAATTGTATGTAATgaaagaaaaataaggaacttgttaaaatattgtgttgatattgttaaatgttcaatagcactcataataaataaatataaaaatgtataggtaatatgtgattggtatcggccgatctctctCATGTATGATCGGTATCAGAACTGGCTGCATAAAACCTTAATCAGAACATACCGAGTTAAAACACACTGTCTTCATTATGTGTCATTAATCATACCCGTGTGCCTGGCTGGTCCTCTTCACACTCCCAAATAAACCTCCCAATCACGTTTCTCACTGCTGAAGTTACAATCAAAGAATACATGATTACTTACAGTATAGGTAGTATATTCATGTATTATTTAAAGAAGTTATTGTGCTTGTCCTTAGGTGTGAATTTAAGTGTGACTGCATTTTTGTAGTGGTTGGCAGTGATCCAAATATCATCAATATCAATGTCTGTATCAGCATCAGCTCAACACTAGCATGATTGGAATGAGATGGATACTTCCTAGTTATCGTCTATGTTTTACGCTTTGTTATTcctgtgttttttttgtattgttgcatTGTTGTTAGTTATATTTATAACTAAGTGAAAAAAGCCAAATAATTTAAAGAATTAATTTatgcttttgttttgtttcattccactccttattttatttttctcaaaCAATGTCATGTAATGAAAGGCAACAAGGTATTAATTGTATCAATGTTTCTAATGTTGTTTTACATTGTTCtagtaatttatttttgttaattaacaaaaaaaatatttgtacctAAAATATTGTTCCTGTTGTAATTCTAACCATGATAAACAAATAAAAGGGAATGTCTAAATCACAACAATTTCAGGTAAAAAATGTACACATCGGCAATACTGGCCATGTGTTACTTGGTACTAGATCAATAAAAAAGTTGACAGTATTCATGCACTTCTGTACTTGCACTTAGTCTTATGAGTGCCTCAGTGTGCTTACACTGAGAATGATAAAAAatgcaatccatccattttctaccgcttgtccctttcggggtggcggggggctggagcctatcccagctgttacagctgcactcgggcggaaagcggggtacaccctggactagtctccacctcatcgcagggccaacacagatagacaaccattcataatcacattcacacactagggccaatttagtgttgttaatcagcctatacccaggtgcatgtcagcAGCGTTAGGAAATTACGTTAAAAACGTAATTAATTAGTTAATCGTTACGTTCCTCAAAAAGTAATTGATTTACTAACGGAATTATTCTTTAATTGATGTAATTAATTACCAGGGAAAGttattattgtttactttttttttacgttcatatatctgatgtatgcagttgagagatgtttcatgagagaagaGTGCGTGAGTGTGTCCCTTTAAGCTCAGTATTGGTAGCCTGCGGACTGGAAGGAGATTGTTGACAGCAGCCCCTGTGGAATGTTTTCACTGATAGTTAATTAAGTTATTTAACGTGCGTCAATGGCTGTGTCCCTCTTTTTTTCCACAAACCGTGTAATGTAGGATTATTTTTGTTGATGATTGTCACATTATTGAATGTTCATCATTTCCGCGTAGTAGTAGCGCGCGCACGCGAGTGTGCATTCAGTGGCTGCCGCTTGGACTAGTAAAGATTTACTTTCTTAGGTGAACTTGCTGTGATTGTAAAGCTGGACGTTGCACACAAAAACATCCAACAGTGGCGAGTGTGCAGTGATCTACCTTAACCACCCTCAATCATCGCCATCTTGGCTACACAGCAAAAAAGGGAGAACttaactgaaacccactactaccgaccacgcagtctgatagtttatatatcaatgatgaaatcttaacattgcaacacatgccaatacggccgggttaacttataaagtgcaatt from Entelurus aequoreus isolate RoL-2023_Sb linkage group LG02, RoL_Eaeq_v1.1, whole genome shotgun sequence includes:
- the LOC133664394 gene encoding telomere repeats-binding bouquet formation protein 2-like isoform X1, which encodes MFANKKAWFSDSVSPTFREFWLLECGILTGWRTADYLFSEDATHPDTLRIFRSEAYLWEKVTVFHSFFLNACQKRKSIKSVSIGHYVLPPVPVQDAVRNVIGRFIWECEEDQPGTRESFTDRAEAMCGIDSSFPSSRTEPLIASALCCEDPLNNILPGFISMDNQQKCSRELHYYPPSDFRCTQCNALTRHYL
- the LOC133664394 gene encoding telomere repeats-binding bouquet formation protein 2-like isoform X4; its protein translation is MFANKKAWFSDSVSPTFREFWRWRTADYLFSEDATHPDTLRIFRSEAYLWEKVTVFHSFFLNACQKRKSIKSVSIGHYVLPPVPVQDAVRNVIGRFIWECEEDQPGTRESFTDRAEAMCGIDSSFPSSRTEPLIASALCCEDPLNNILPGFISMDNQQKCSRELHYYPPSDFRCTQCNALTRHYL